A genomic window from Quercus lobata isolate SW786 chromosome 10, ValleyOak3.0 Primary Assembly, whole genome shotgun sequence includes:
- the LOC115963336 gene encoding uncharacterized protein LOC115963336, protein MDFWVVAVAAGAGYLAKYWQNISKWNRFSLPELSSGDSNCGKPDSPGRSFHRLARRQKLADDVSTDSKRVSNERHSDMYQVDSASAVEVASTSGFDGEKLGCTGEYEDRNLLYVSSLPPGCSTNENVLEHEAGNRLSGDISDNYEYLTSPLGSFHGPSRNRSSLRTKCSNRQFIKPVSSLESCLMAQLYKVHAELEDYVFSFLPSASTPTMRPLFVSDGSRILNRAYGHSFSTQSGFKENKGHNEAYLGKNENVYGIPPLEFTKKMKKTRKGQSGRLSSSIKLVNGKRIHSQDGSPDSMILFCLGISIGIIASILTNKREVDNLKEVLKQTENLVQDLQEELEMKDSMTMKELANDNYESQDTCDNSCDRALNAFYPEMHLDGSTKYDDKKSYDQKAEESSETMSKIEAELEAELERLGLNISACSLDKRLSDIVELDPDFVADFTQGELREDMIHGQAAAQPKSNQDARDASTPHSGTYAVSPRELSLRLHEVIQSRLEERVQELETALQHSQRKLKLVESGHKNSWKEFSSNEPRYSFTQECSIANECNPMAQPLVMNLSEEALDAYNEAYIELMKMDDSEDQDLSFVAHENKHQQGFNPLDQHAFRDQNGGIGGSIPHLAINDDTLSMEFFSSKTEAFGGHTSKVKEFNDVCVSEDENSDCDDEIEKQLIKQIVEKTKKGSPVVLNAQRVLFLMDESEH, encoded by the exons atggATTTCTGGGTGGTTGCAGTTGCTGCTGGTGCTGGATATTTAGCTAAGTATTggcaaaatatttcaaaatggaACAGGTTTAGCTTACCCGAGTTATCATCTGGGGATTCTAATTGTGGGAAACCCGACTCCCCAGGTCGTTCCTTCCACCGATTGGCACGAAGACAGAAACTAGCAGATGATGTCTCTACTGATAGTAAAAGGGTTTCTAATGAGAGGCATTCAGATATGTACCAAGTTGATAGTGCTTCAGCAGTAGAAGTGGCTTCCACTAGTGGGTTTGATGGTGAAAAGCTGGGGTGCACAGGAGAATATGAAGATCGCAATTTACTTTATGTATCCAGCTTACCACCAGGATGCTCAACAAATGAAAATGTTTTAGAGCATGAGGCTGGAAATAGGCTAAGTGGTGATATCAGTGATAACTATGAATATTTAACTAGCCCTTTGGGTTCTTTTCATGGTCCTTCAAGGAATAGAAGCTCTCTTCGAACTAAATGTTCAAATAGGCAATTTATCAAACCCGTATCTTCCCTGGAAAGTTGTCTTATGGCTCAGCTATACAAGGTACACGCTGAATTGGAAGACTATGTATTTAGTTTCCTTCCATCGGCATCTACACCAACTATGAGGCCATTATTTGTTTCCGATGGAAGCCGAATACTCAACAGAGCATATGGTCATTCTTTCAGTACACAAAGTGGATTTAAGGAGAACAAGGGGCATAACGAAGCCTACTTGGGAAAGAATGAAAATGTGTATGGCATTCCTCCACTAGAGTTCACCAAGAAGatgaaaaagacaagaaagggGCAGAGTGGAAGATTGAGTAGCTCAATTAAACTGGTGAATGGAAAACGCATCCATTCACAAGATG GGTCACCAGATAGTATGATTCTCTTCTGTCTTGGGATTTCTATTGGCATAATAGCTTCTATCTTGACAAATAAAAGAGAAGTAGACAATCTGAAAGAGGTGTTGAAGCAGACTGAGAACTTGGTTCAAGATCTGCAAGAGGAACTAGAGATGAAAGATTCAATGACTATGAAAGAACTGGCTAATGATAACTACGAATCTCAGGATACATGTGATAACTCCTGTGACAGGGCTCTAAATGCTTTTTACCCTGAAATGCATTTAGATGGTTCAACAAaatatgatgataaaaaatcaTATGATCAGAAGGCAGAGGAGAGTTCAGAAACTATGAGTAAAATTGAAGCAGAGCTTGAAGCAGAACTTGAGAGGTTGGGACTAAACATCAGTGCATGTAGTTTGGACAAAAGATTGTCTGATATTGTTGAG CTTGACCCAGACTTTGTAGCAGATTTTACTCAAGGTGAGTTGAGAGAAGACATGATCCATGGGCAAGCTGCTGCACAACCTAAGTCAAATCAAGATGCCAGGGACGCCTCCACCCCCCACTCTGGAACCTATGCTGTTTCACCCAGAGAGCTCAGCTTGCGTCTGCATGAGGTTATCCAATCTAGACTTGAAGAACGTGTGCAGGAGCTTGAGACAGCCCTTCAACACAGCCAGAGAAAGTTAAAACTCGTGGAATCAGGGCATAAGAATTCTTGGAAGGAGTTCTCAAGCAATGAACCGAGATATTCCTTTACCCAAGAATGTTCAATTGCAAATGAATGTAATCCTATGGCCCAGCCTCTGGTTATGAATCTCTCAGAGGAAGCTCTAGATGCATACAATGAGGCTTATATAGAGTTGATGAAGATGGATGATTCAGAAGACCAGGATTTATCATTTGTAGCCCATGAAAATAAGCATCAACAGGGCTTCAATCCATTGGATCAACATGCATTTAGGGATCAAAATGGTGGGATAGGTGGTTCAATACCACATCTTGCAATCAATGATGATACATTATCTATGGAATTTTTTTCCAGTAAGACGGAAGCATTTGGAGGGCACACATCCAAGGTTAAGGAATTTAATGATGTCTGTGTAAGTGAAGATGAAAATAGTGATTGTGATGATGAAATTGAGAAGCAGTTGATCAAGCAGATTGTGGAGAAAACCAAGAAAGGTTCTCCTGTAGTTCTAAATGCACAAAGAGTGTTGTTTTTAATGGATGAAAGTGAGCATtga